The genomic stretch GATGCCGGTCAGGGTGGCGATCATCTCCTCATGCTTGCCCCTGCCCATCTCCGAGGGGTTGACGATGGGACCCAAGGCCTGCTCCTCGAGGTTCTTGGCCCGGCCGTCCCAAAATTGAACCAAATAATAAGTGGAGTTGATGACGGTCGGTGCGCTGCGTGTTCCCTTGCGGCCGTGAATGCCGGTCGAGACCGGCTGGTTGTCGGTCCAGCCGCGGGCCGGGTCGTGGCAAGTGGCGCAGGAGATCGTCACGTCGTGCGAGATCCGTTTGTCGAAATAAAGCAAGCGGCCGAGCTCGATTTTCTCGGGAGTCGGGATGTTGTCGGCCGGGAAGTTGAGCAGGGTGTCGAGGCCCAGAGGAACTTGAATCCAGGGCGCGCCCTCGGCCGGCTTGGCGCCGGCGGCCAGCGGCTTGGTTTCGGCGCTGGGTTGGGTTTCGGAAGGCTTGGTCTCGGGCGGCTTCGTTTCCGGTGCCGGCGTCGCGACGGCCGCCGGCTTTGGCGCCGGCGGAGCCTCTTCTTTTTTCTTGGCGCAGCTTAGAATGCAGAGCGCTGAAAGCAAGCCGATACCGGCTCGAAACAACCCAGGGGACATGGGGCCTCCTTTTGACTTGACCAGGATATGGCCGAATTATAACCCTCGGGCGCTAAACCC from bacterium encodes the following:
- a CDS encoding cytochrome c peroxidase — its product is MSPGLFRAGIGLLSALCILSCAKKKEEAPPAPKPAAVATPAPETKPPETKPSETQPSAETKPLAAGAKPAEGAPWIQVPLGLDTLLNFPADNIPTPEKIELGRLLYFDKRISHDVTISCATCHDPARGWTDNQPVSTGIHGRKGTRSAPTVINSTYYLVQFWDGRAKNLEEQALGPIVNPSEMGRGKHEEMIATLTGIQAYKPLFQKAFGDPNITKERVAMAIASFERTVLGGNSKFDRYGNGDKTAMNESEIRGQELFFGKANCTKCHVGTNFSDSDFHNLGVGMKALKPDFGRFEVTKDEKDKGAFKTPSVRDVTRTAPYMHDGSIKTLEEVVELYDKGGEPNKWLDFRVVKLNLTPQEKTDLVNYMKALDSEPYPMVPEPTGFPQ